CTGCACTTCTACTGTTGCATCTGGTGAATTGTCGTCTCCTGATTGTGAGCGAATCCAACATGGTAAGAATCCTTCCACTTGATCAGGAAGCCACATTCTCCTgtgtgatgaagatggatgaacATCATAAGGGTAGACAGGAGGACGAGGGGTAGTCCGACGAGTAAGGGAAACCAGTCGGTCCATCGTTCAACGAGTTCAAGATTAGTTTTCAAAAGGTAGAGTTAAGGTTATAATCAAAAATTAGCTATTACCTGCAAGTATACTTCTTTCTATACTTTCACCGAAAGCTAccactcacttcttctcgttGAACTCGGCTTGAGCCGCTGCTAAAGCACCCTGATCCCTCTCATCTCTGTTTACTCTTCTCAGCAGAGATGAAGGGTCCATGCTCGTTGACTTTCTTGCGATCCAGACCGTTTGTATAAGGAGAGAAGCTGAGATTCGAGCAGTTTCACAAGGGCCAAACGTCCAAGTGGCCAAAGGAGGTTGATCGGAAGGCTCGGACCAGCTCAGCTGAATAGATGGTGAAgggtgttgatgattcgaGGTAGCTGGTCGGTTGTTGTTGACTGACTGATACAAAGAAGTCGGCGCAGTTGTCTGACGCAGGCGGCACCACCCTTTATTGGCTTGACCAGCTGGTGAAGTTTGATGCTTAAGGGTATGATGAATGTCAATCGGTAGTGATTATTTGAATGTGATTGAAGTCAAAGAGGTCTGTTGTtattttgctctttctcaGACGCGTTTCACAATTAATTACTATCAACAAAAATCACACTCGCATGGCATAtattcccatttgatcccGTTGTTACTTCGCTTGGCGTGATCATTGCCACATCGGGTtttgatttcactcactACAGTGCTTATTACAACGAGAGCGGCGTTATCTCTTCCACGTGGTGAATCCTCCCCTAGCTTCACTTTAGCTCATCCCACAAtcatccaccaccatcttgctcatttctctcattctccttctttccttccttctttcactcttTCAGCTCACATTTCCACTTCTCTCTCAGTAGTCCCCCAGTACAGCTTAGACGGAGACGCAATCACTTCATCCAACcttcaaatcaatctgaaGTGAATCCACGTATAAAGTAATAAACTAAGTAAATCAACACACATAGCCAACGAACAGTCAATTAAGCGAACTTCCATCCCAACGTCTACACCAATTCAGAAGCGTAGCGTTCTCACCTTGTTTAGCGTCTGCATACGACAATACATACGTAATAGTATCACATACCAACTTTCACACCTAATTTCACATCCTCTCAGCTCGCAGTCACTGAGCTCCCCTACATCCATCCTCCTTCCAACCTTCTCTCTCATTCATTATGGCTTCCTCATCAACGTGAGTCCGATTCATGCTTTTCTAGAAACCTACTGACGACTTGCGATGATAGATCGAATCAGGACTGGAAGCAAGGGCTTGTTGCCCCTCCCAAGGATTTACGCCCTCAGACTGAGGTAAGCTTCCCGCTTCGTCAACTGTGTGACCCGGCTTACAATATTCCCTTCTAGGATGTCACCGCTACTCAAGGGTCatcattcgatgatttcgatttaCGAAGAGAACTACTCATGGGTGTTTACACTGCTGGATTCGAAAGACCTTCCCCTATTCAAGAACAAGCTATCCCAATGGGATTGACCGGCCGAGATATCTTAGGTGAGCTCCTTCACTGTCGGACGCCGAATTTCAGCTCATAAACTTGTTCACAGCTCGAGCGAAGAACGGTACAGGAAAGGTCAGCCTTGATATTTTCCACGCGTTGGGCTATAGCTGATACATTCCCTAGACCgcatcattcatcatccccaCACTTAATCGAATCAACACAAACCACTCACATATCCAAGCAGTACTCCTCGTCCCCACCCGAGAATTAGCATTACAAACATCACAAGTATGCAAAACACTCGGAGCTCATATCCCAAATTTACAAGTCATGGTCACAACGGGAGGAACAACGTTAAGAGATGATATTTTACGATTGCAAGAACCAGTACATATATTAGTTGGTACACCTGGACGTATTTTGGAtttaggtggtaaaggtataGCAGATTTAAGGAAATGTGGTATATTTGTGATGGATGAAGCAGACAAATTATTAAGCGAGGAATTCACTCCTGTCATAGAACAACTGTTGGCTCTCTGTCCTCAAGAAAGACAAGTCATGCTGTTCTCAGCTACTTTCCCTTGGAACGTGAAGGAATTTTCAGTGAGTTGGGGATGATTTATTCCAGGGTGTTTAAATGACACTATGTTAGGACCGACACATGGTGCAACCATTCGAGGTCAACTTGATGGACGAACTGACGCTAAAAGGTGTCACACAATATTATGCATATGTAGAGGAAAGACAGAAAGTGCACTGTCTCAATACGCTGTtctccaaggtgagtttccGTTGTATTGTTTAGTGGTCATGCTAACATATCCCTCTTAGCTACAAATCAACCAATCTATCATATTCTGTAACTCAACGAACCGAGTCGAACTTCTCGCAAAGAAGATCACTGAACTCGGCTATTCATGTTTCTACTCTCATGCCAAAATGCTTCAAGCACATAGAAATAGAGTGTTCCACGATTTTAGAAATGGAATGACACGTAACCTGGTCTGTTCAGGTGAGCTATGAACTGTCATTGTATGCAGTGACTCGCTGACCTGAAACCACTCAGATCTCTTGACTCGTGGTATCGATATCCAAGCTGTGAATGTTGtcatcaactttgatttcccTCGTACTGCCGAGTCATATCTCCATCGAATGTGAGTTCTTTACTATGTACGCGTAATGCTTCTATTGACAATCACACAGCGGTCGATCCGGTCGTTTCGGTCATCTTGGTCTTTCCATCTCCCTTTTGACTGTAAGTCTGCGATTGACTTCGTGCTCAACGAGAACCTAGCTAAGCATCACACAGCTCGAGGACAGACACAATCTTTATCgaattgaatctgaattgGGCACAGAAATCGCTCCCATCCCCGCGGATATCGATCCCGTACTATATGTAGCTCCGTCAATGCCTGATGAGCCATCACCCCCACCTCGACCGGCAGCAATCAAAGCCGCTCAAGCACCTTCCAAGCCCGCTGTCCCCCAACAAGCATACTCTCAGCCTCCCGTTCAACAGCAACGAATTCCTCAAGCTGATTCTCCTGtacctcaacaacaacaagatggTGTGACTGCTCAAAACGGTGGTCAAGATGGTCGAGGTGGTAGACCTAACAATGCGCCTCGAGCGCCTAATCCTAATGGTCGAGGTGGACCACCAGGctcaggaagaggtggtgtgCCAGGAGGCAGGGGTGGGCGTGGTGGCGGAAGAGGTGGACGAGGAGGAGCACCAAGTCAGCCAGGTCAAAGCGGACCTGGTGCTTCACCCGCGACTAGGGCGTAGAGTGTTGGTATGATGGAGTGGCCAGGTCATAGATTGGGAAGAGCCGAGGATCATCCGATcgagaagtgatgaagactTGATGGTATAAGAAGATCCTGGTAAGAAGTGAAACCTAAAATAAGTAAACAAACGTAGAAAAGGAAGTATAGCGTAGATTCAACTCTAGGCAATCAGTGGAGAGCGACCATGGCAGTAGGAGGGGGAGACCTTTATGATCTGTAGCATAGTATATAGCTCAATATCCAGCTGAGTCAATGCTATGTATGATGGTCGTAAAGGCTTTTCCCGGTGGTGATTGCATTTGTCGTCTGATCTGACGATCACTTTGGAAGCGTCAGTCACATGTAAAACCAGATTTGATTCTGGATACTCGGCATCAAAGAGGTAATTGCGATGCATCACATGGTTTTGTATACTGATGATTGTCGTGTATGCATAATCTTTGGGCGAGTAATGTCAAACG
This genomic stretch from Kwoniella shivajii chromosome 3, complete sequence harbors:
- a CDS encoding ATP-dependent RNA helicase VAD1, whose protein sequence is MASSSTSNQDWKQGLVAPPKDLRPQTEDVTATQGSSFDDFDLRRELLMGVYTAGFERPSPIQEQAIPMGLTGRDILARAKNGTGKTASFIIPTLNRINTNHSHIQAVLLVPTRELALQTSQVCKTLGAHIPNLQVMVTTGGTTLRDDILRLQEPVHILVGTPGRILDLGGKGIADLRKCGIFVMDEADKLLSEEFTPVIEQLLALCPQERQVMLFSATFPWNVKEFSDRHMVQPFEVNLMDELTLKGVTQYYAYVEERQKVHCLNTLFSKLQINQSIIFCNSTNRVELLAKKITELGYSCFYSHAKMLQAHRNRVFHDFRNGMTRNLVCSDLLTRGIDIQAVNVVINFDFPRTAESYLHRIGRSGRFGHLGLSISLLTLEDRHNLYRIESELGTEIAPIPADIDPVLYVAPSMPDEPSPPPRPAAIKAAQAPSKPAVPQQAYSQPPVQQQRIPQADSPVPQQQQDGVTAQNGGQDGRGGRPNNAPRAPNPNGRGGPPGSGRGGVPGGRGGRGGGRGGRGGAPSQPGQSGPGASPATRA